In Bacillus kexueae, the following proteins share a genomic window:
- a CDS encoding tRNA (adenine(22)-N(1))-methyltransferase: protein MNEIQLSKRLHAVANYIPKQAVLADIGSDHAYLPSYALLNGLCKRAIAGEVNEGPYQSARAQVKRLNLQESIDVRKGNGLSVLEENEATCVTIAGMGGTLIKTILDEGKDKLSSVERLILQPNIHAIEIRKWLFENEWVLIDEMILEEDGKIYEVLVAEKGNPNTAYEGLSLETAMLMGPFLMKKKNDVYAKKWTHELRHWENVYDQLQQASDNESLKAKKEEVETIIRLIKEGL, encoded by the coding sequence ATGAATGAGATTCAATTATCTAAACGACTTCATGCTGTAGCTAATTATATTCCGAAACAAGCTGTATTAGCGGACATCGGATCGGATCATGCCTACTTACCTTCATACGCTCTTTTAAATGGATTGTGTAAAAGAGCAATTGCAGGAGAAGTGAATGAAGGTCCGTATCAGTCTGCTCGTGCACAAGTGAAACGATTAAATTTGCAAGAGAGCATAGACGTGCGTAAAGGGAATGGTTTATCAGTATTAGAAGAAAATGAAGCGACTTGTGTTACGATTGCAGGAATGGGAGGAACGCTGATTAAGACCATCTTGGACGAGGGGAAAGATAAGCTTTCTTCTGTTGAAAGACTGATTCTTCAACCAAATATCCATGCCATTGAAATTCGAAAATGGCTTTTTGAAAATGAATGGGTGTTAATTGACGAGATGATTTTGGAAGAGGACGGGAAAATTTACGAGGTGCTAGTAGCTGAAAAAGGCAATCCAAACACAGCGTATGAAGGATTATCACTGGAAACAGCAATGCTGATGGGACCGTTTTTAATGAAGAAGAAAAATGATGTGTATGCAAAGAAATGGACTCATGAATTAAGACATTGGGAAAATGTTTATGATCAACTCCAACAAGCATCTGATAACGAATCGTTAAAGGCGAAAAAAGAAGAAGTTGAAACAATCATCAGATTGATCAAGGAGGGGTTATAA
- a CDS encoding Nif3-like dinuclear metal center hexameric protein produces MRKAPNGQHIIQLFEQYSPKKMAMEGDKIGLQIGTLNKTIHRVMIALDVLEEVVDEAIEKKVDLIIAHHPPIFRPLKQIVTDSPQGKIVEKCIKHNISIYAAHTNLDVAKGGVNDLLAEKLKLTNTKVLVPTYTEELKKLVVFVPESHEECVREAIGQAGAGFIGNYSHCTFNTSGVGTFLPLEGTNPYIGEKGKLEHVNEVRIETIFPASIQSKVIKAMIKAHPYEEVAYDIYPLENEGETYGLGRIGELNESLSLEQFAKYVKDSLQVEGVRVVGDLSTTVKKVAVLGGDGNKFIHQAKMSGADVYVTGDIYYHVAHDAMMMGLNIVDPGHHMEKVMKEGVAKKLSELCEEEGISVEIFPSEPSTDPFKFI; encoded by the coding sequence ATGAGGAAGGCACCTAATGGACAACATATAATTCAATTATTTGAGCAATATTCTCCTAAGAAGATGGCGATGGAAGGAGATAAAATTGGGCTACAAATTGGGACATTGAATAAGACAATTCATCGCGTCATGATTGCGTTGGATGTTTTAGAAGAAGTAGTGGATGAAGCGATTGAGAAGAAAGTGGATTTAATTATAGCGCACCACCCCCCTATTTTCCGCCCGTTAAAACAAATTGTAACCGATAGCCCGCAAGGTAAAATTGTTGAAAAATGTATTAAACACAATATTAGCATTTATGCTGCTCATACGAATTTAGATGTTGCAAAGGGTGGTGTTAATGACTTACTTGCAGAAAAGCTGAAACTCACCAACACAAAGGTTCTAGTTCCTACATATACTGAGGAATTAAAGAAGTTAGTCGTATTTGTCCCAGAAAGCCATGAAGAATGTGTGCGTGAAGCGATTGGACAAGCGGGAGCTGGCTTTATTGGAAACTACAGTCATTGCACCTTTAATACAAGCGGTGTGGGGACGTTTTTGCCATTGGAAGGAACAAACCCTTATATCGGTGAAAAAGGAAAGCTGGAACATGTTAATGAGGTTAGAATTGAAACCATTTTCCCAGCCTCTATTCAATCGAAGGTGATTAAAGCTATGATAAAAGCTCATCCATATGAAGAAGTCGCATACGATATATATCCTTTAGAAAATGAAGGAGAAACTTACGGCTTAGGAAGAATTGGCGAACTTAATGAATCGCTTTCATTGGAGCAGTTTGCAAAATACGTGAAGGATTCCTTACAAGTTGAGGGTGTTAGAGTAGTTGGAGATTTGTCTACCACTGTGAAAAAGGTTGCGGTGCTTGGGGGAGACGGTAATAAGTTTATCCATCAAGCAAAGATGAGTGGTGCCGATGTTTATGTAACAGGTGATATTTATTATCATGTTGCACATGATGCGATGATGATGGGGCTAAATATTGTGGACCCGGGGCATCATATGGAGAAAGTTATGAAGGAAGGGGTAGCGAAAAAACTTTCGGAACTATGTGAAGAAGAAGGAATTTCAGTTGAAATATTTCCTTCTGAACCATCAACTGACCCGTTTAAGTTTATATAA
- a CDS encoding 4-hydroxy-3-methylbut-2-enyl diphosphate reductase: MEVIKISPRGYCYGVVDAMVIAKNAALDKSLPRPIYILGMIVHNKHVTEAFESEGIITLDGKNRLEILEKVDNGTVIFTAHGVSPQVRELAKEKGLVTIDATCPDVTKTHDLIREKKAEGYEVIYIGKKGHPEPEGAVGVAPEIVHLVETVDDVQALEIKSEKIIVTNQTTMSQWDVHDIMEKVKEKYPHVEFHQEICLATQVRQEAVAEQAKEADLTLVVGDPRSNNSNRLAQVSEEIAGTKAYRIANITEIQLEWLKDVEKVAVTAGASTPTPIVKEVIQFLEQYDPNDSSTWDTSSQVPLQKILPKVKIKK; encoded by the coding sequence ATGGAAGTTATCAAAATTTCACCACGCGGTTATTGTTATGGAGTAGTTGATGCTATGGTCATCGCTAAAAATGCCGCTCTAGACAAATCACTACCAAGACCAATCTACATTTTAGGAATGATTGTTCACAATAAACATGTCACAGAAGCCTTCGAATCAGAAGGAATTATTACACTGGATGGCAAAAACCGACTCGAAATTCTAGAAAAAGTAGATAATGGAACAGTCATCTTTACAGCTCATGGGGTTTCTCCACAAGTTCGAGAGTTAGCGAAAGAAAAAGGACTTGTCACAATCGATGCAACCTGTCCGGACGTAACGAAAACACATGATTTAATTAGAGAGAAAAAAGCAGAAGGTTACGAAGTTATTTATATCGGCAAAAAAGGCCATCCGGAGCCAGAAGGTGCTGTAGGTGTAGCACCTGAAATTGTTCATTTAGTAGAAACTGTCGATGACGTTCAAGCCCTTGAAATAAAAAGCGAGAAAATCATTGTAACGAACCAGACGACAATGAGTCAGTGGGACGTACATGATATTATGGAAAAGGTAAAAGAGAAATATCCGCATGTTGAATTCCATCAAGAAATTTGCTTAGCTACACAAGTACGTCAAGAAGCGGTTGCAGAACAAGCAAAAGAAGCAGATTTAACATTAGTGGTGGGAGATCCAAGAAGTAATAACTCCAATCGATTAGCTCAAGTATCTGAAGAAATTGCTGGAACGAAAGCTTATCGTATTGCCAATATTACCGAAATTCAATTGGAATGGTTAAAGGATGTAGAAAAAGTAGCCGTTACAGCAGGAGCATCTACTCCAACTCCAATAGTAAAGGAAGTTATCCAGTTTCTTGAGCAGTATGATCCGAATGATTCAAGCACATGGGACACGTCATCTCAAGTACCATTACAAAAAATATTACCAAAAGTAAAGATTAAAAAGTAA
- a CDS encoding YqfQ family protein, giving the protein MFPGRPGPPFIPQQPMIPRSPMMNPFQTTPFQSFSQMPIRPNQMIAGAAGRSGGLKGLISRIFPSGQASMGAMNVANNAAGGIQGLANPSNISGMLGNVQKALGMAQQITPVVQQYGPMVKNLPAMFKLYQELKNTDDEDEVSEVDGEEAEEVETKEEAKTQQAQPQTKTTTSTKNAEKKPSKPTTGHSKPKLYV; this is encoded by the coding sequence ATGTTTCCTGGTCGACCAGGTCCCCCATTTATTCCACAGCAGCCCATGATTCCTCGATCACCCATGATGAATCCGTTTCAAACAACACCGTTTCAATCGTTCTCACAAATGCCAATACGTCCGAATCAAATGATCGCAGGTGCTGCTGGAAGAAGTGGTGGATTAAAAGGATTAATATCTAGGATTTTCCCTTCAGGTCAAGCTTCTATGGGAGCGATGAACGTTGCGAATAATGCAGCTGGTGGAATTCAAGGACTTGCAAATCCATCCAATATTTCAGGGATGTTAGGGAATGTACAAAAAGCTTTAGGGATGGCACAACAGATTACCCCTGTTGTTCAGCAGTATGGACCTATGGTTAAAAATCTACCTGCCATGTTCAAACTATATCAAGAACTAAAAAATACAGATGATGAAGACGAAGTGAGTGAAGTAGATGGTGAAGAGGCTGAAGAAGTTGAAACGAAAGAAGAAGCAAAAACTCAACAAGCTCAACCTCAAACAAAAACAACGACTTCTACAAAAAACGCTGAAAAAAAACCTTCTAAGCCGACTACTGGTCATTCAAAGCCTAAATTATATGTATAA
- a CDS encoding DEAD/DEAH box helicase, giving the protein MATKFEKFSFQPFLIDAIESLNFYEPTEIQNRMIPIVLSGKSAIGQSQTGTGKTHSYLLPLIEKIDRTRSEVQVVITAPTRELARQIYQEVLKITKFTQTDNPIHARLFIGGTDKLRTIEKLKKQPHIVVGTPGRILDLVHEQALDVHTSTSIVVDEADLMLDLGFIYEVDQLASRMPEELQMLVFSATIPEKLKPFLKKYMENPEYAHVEPKKPTAEKVEQVLVPTRHRNEVNLVHDILSSFNPYLAMVFVNTKVKADELADALIQKGLKVGRIHGGLTPRDRKKVMRQINDLQFQYVVATDLAARGIDIEGVSHVVNVEIPSDLDFYIHRVGRTARAGNSGIAYTLYDEKDEQAVSQLEKRGIQFRNMDIENGTWREIDDRHRRKKRKKQDNEIEQMAKRMVRKPKKVKPGYKKKMKEQMEQIKKKQYRAKKKGK; this is encoded by the coding sequence ATGGCAACGAAATTTGAAAAGTTTTCGTTTCAACCTTTTTTAATAGATGCCATAGAGTCATTAAATTTTTATGAACCGACGGAAATTCAGAATCGAATGATTCCGATTGTTTTAAGTGGAAAAAGTGCTATTGGGCAGTCACAGACGGGAACAGGAAAAACACATTCTTATTTATTACCTCTTATCGAAAAAATTGATCGAACAAGATCAGAAGTTCAAGTCGTTATTACTGCCCCAACAAGGGAATTAGCACGTCAAATTTATCAAGAAGTATTAAAGATTACAAAGTTTACTCAAACAGACAATCCAATACATGCTCGTCTTTTTATCGGCGGTACTGATAAGCTTCGAACAATCGAAAAGCTTAAAAAGCAACCTCACATTGTTGTAGGGACGCCAGGGCGCATTTTAGACTTAGTCCACGAACAGGCTTTAGATGTTCATACAAGCACGAGTATTGTCGTAGACGAAGCAGATTTGATGCTTGATTTAGGATTTATTTACGAAGTAGATCAATTGGCAAGTAGAATGCCTGAGGAACTACAAATGCTAGTCTTTTCTGCTACAATCCCGGAAAAGCTGAAGCCATTTTTAAAGAAGTATATGGAGAATCCAGAGTATGCGCATGTTGAACCGAAGAAGCCTACGGCGGAAAAAGTAGAGCAAGTTTTAGTCCCTACTCGTCACCGAAATGAAGTGAACTTAGTCCATGATATCCTTTCTTCTTTTAACCCTTATTTGGCCATGGTATTTGTGAATACGAAAGTGAAAGCCGACGAACTAGCGGATGCTCTAATACAAAAAGGTCTCAAAGTGGGAAGAATACATGGTGGGTTAACACCAAGAGATCGGAAAAAAGTAATGCGCCAAATAAACGATTTACAATTCCAATATGTTGTCGCAACGGACTTAGCGGCGCGTGGAATTGATATTGAAGGTGTCTCACATGTTGTCAACGTAGAGATTCCGTCTGATTTAGATTTTTACATTCATCGTGTAGGAAGAACAGCGCGAGCTGGAAACAGCGGCATTGCCTATACACTTTATGACGAAAAAGATGAACAAGCTGTTTCCCAATTAGAGAAAAGAGGAATTCAGTTCCGTAATATGGATATAGAAAATGGTACATGGAGAGAGATTGACGACCGTCATCGTCGTAAGAAACGGAAAAAACAAGATAACGAAATCGAGCAGATGGCGAAGCGAATGGTACGAAAACCTAAGAAAGTGAAACCCGGCTATAAAAAGAAAATGAAAGAACAAATGGAACAAATTAAAAAGAAACAATACCGTGCTAAGAAAAAAGGGAAGTAA
- a CDS encoding deoxyribonuclease IV — protein MLKIGSHVSMSGKKMLLAASEEAVSYGANTFMIYTGAPQNTRRKKIEDLNIEKGHAHMKEHGIEEIVVHAPYIINIANTKNPDTFQLGVDFLKMEIERTEALGAKQIVLHPGAHVGAGADAGIKKIIEGLNEVIDRDQTVQIALETMAGKGSECGRSFEELAQIIDGVTHNEHLSVCFDTCHTHDAGYDIVNDFDGVLEQFDQIIGLDRLKVLHINDSKNPKGAQKDRHENIGFGHIGFKAINYIVHHEQLKHIPKILETPYVGEDKNNKKPPYKWEIEMLQNQTFDEGVLEKIMQYA, from the coding sequence ATGTTGAAGATTGGGTCACATGTTTCTATGAGTGGAAAGAAAATGCTTTTAGCTGCAAGTGAAGAAGCCGTATCATATGGTGCAAATACATTTATGATTTATACAGGTGCTCCACAAAATACACGCCGAAAAAAAATCGAAGACTTAAATATTGAAAAAGGCCATGCACATATGAAAGAACATGGTATTGAAGAAATAGTGGTACATGCGCCTTATATTATTAACATTGCAAATACGAAAAATCCAGATACCTTTCAATTAGGTGTTGATTTCCTGAAAATGGAGATTGAGCGTACAGAAGCACTTGGTGCGAAGCAAATTGTCCTTCATCCAGGTGCTCACGTAGGAGCTGGAGCAGATGCTGGTATAAAAAAGATAATTGAAGGCCTCAATGAAGTAATCGATCGCGATCAAACCGTTCAAATTGCATTAGAAACGATGGCAGGTAAAGGATCAGAATGTGGAAGATCTTTTGAAGAATTGGCTCAAATAATCGATGGTGTTACTCATAATGAGCATCTATCGGTATGTTTTGACACCTGTCATACTCATGATGCAGGTTACGATATTGTCAATGACTTCGATGGTGTATTGGAGCAATTTGATCAAATTATTGGATTAGATCGATTGAAAGTGCTTCACATCAATGATAGTAAAAATCCTAAAGGCGCTCAAAAGGACCGACATGAAAACATCGGATTTGGGCATATAGGGTTTAAAGCGATAAATTATATTGTGCACCATGAACAATTGAAGCACATACCGAAAATTTTAGAAACTCCATACGTAGGTGAGGATAAGAATAACAAAAAGCCTCCATACAAATGGGAGATTGAAATGTTGCAAAATCAAACATTTGATGAAGGTGTGCTTGAAAAGATCATGCAATACGCGTGA
- a CDS encoding DUF2624 domain-containing protein, translating into MILFQKIVNQKINSLKYDELLNYAKQHQIPLTETQARQIVKLIRGKNINIFNDQERLQLLKQVANITSNETAQKVNKMFMEFIQ; encoded by the coding sequence ATGATTTTATTCCAAAAAATTGTCAACCAGAAAATTAATTCATTAAAATATGATGAATTACTTAACTATGCTAAACAACATCAAATTCCATTAACTGAAACGCAGGCTAGGCAAATAGTGAAACTAATTCGAGGAAAAAACATTAATATTTTTAACGATCAAGAACGGTTACAGCTTTTGAAGCAAGTTGCAAATATTACTTCAAACGAAACAGCTCAAAAGGTAAACAAGATGTTTATGGAGTTTATTCAATAA